The proteins below come from a single Drosophila kikkawai strain 14028-0561.14 chromosome 3R, DkikHiC1v2, whole genome shotgun sequence genomic window:
- the sas gene encoding putative epidermal cell surface receptor isoform X2, with product MQTCRRRKAGGHAASAIPWRSLCLATLCGLLLLGIQIEQAASAPAGEDSAAATTAVPMLDATTDAPNTSASSTTIAVEQSNSNSSSSSSTEAADGSTTSTTTTTTEAANISNTSESEAEITTMLPIMDSSSSVSSTSIEPITSTEPTTTPRQETEQQMVFSHTEPDQSHIQHIPLRDEHAESSGSDDATTEMLREQQHQESEQQQNELNQISNEQDDVVKDLNNFRHPATLITASNSNENGETESDKRVETTTGTPPPATSNSTTPAAPTTASTEGAVPSEREEDPYHVHILSENHDRLAEHEDYQMLSTSTEESTSSMAGIVVSQENKATAEPSAASESTSTSTSPAPSTGTSTTTSRARAMHMNEPENETGTTIMPESESGPVINIVEGQHTHQQEEEEEQQEKKSEETLKSKEPESESQSSSTTEATVTTTTSEPSPFVAFAGEGRSASGGDDVELFLHHNGSTHEQLMDLSDVDMDEDQNGGSSSSSSTSTSTTTTTTVQPETEMPKIVEITASGDTMQRECLANNKSYKHGELMDRDCDEKCTCNRGDWMCEPRCRGLSYPRGSQRSMANPNCREKVVEEDECCRIMECSEPLLEPTVVTSEAAVPSTEKTSVEVAAVTMPPADDEETTTTTATIATSTGGKVPQIRKDEDKKSSPSAGAFYPTLDGKPPKAVGGLGIFEKPEKPEKGHKKVQHQHNQQQEQQQHQNDVIFDGDRPEEQEGPLPPNGGFVPFQFGHQHPHQQQHLGPYGFYNPVKPVYEDYNPYEPYDINPNGTPQGKPPPVPTSQSDLFNILGADQPNHPGHPGHQGHPGHPGPVPIQGQKDNHNLHQQVRIEQILQHLQQTVPGGPPPQQHQIPPQQQSQQPQVPGHYVPIVHSGVPPPPPGHGIAIVDGQPVAYESYPVIPGLGVPPTTLHQPQHTTPQQHRQQTILPSSSTTSGLSTQASEHSLHQNQDKLTKQQPQQPGAGNLQPDIEVHTLEAIDPRSIRIVFTVPQVYVNLHGRVELRYTNGPSNDTTTWEQQIFAPPEDLIATSQMEFDLPMLEPNSLYKVKITLILRDLNSQPTSSVYTVKTPPERTITPPPPFTDYRPDFQDIFKNVEDPELNVSETNASWLQLTWKKLGDEQMEYVDGVQLRYKELTGMIYSSSPLIHRTLTSYTIQNLQPDTGYEIGLYYIPLAGHGAELRAGHMIKVRTAPKIDVYGFDVTVNVTKVKTQSVEISWNGVPYPEDKFVHIYRAIYQSDAGKEDSSVFKVAKRDSTTGTLIMDLKPGTKYRLWLEMYLTNGNTKKSNVVNFITKPGGPATPGKTGKLLTAGTDQPVGDYYGPLVVVSVIAALAIMSTLALLLIITRRRVHQTASITPPRKSDAAYDNPSYKVEIQQETMNL from the exons AGATAACTACTATGCTGCCCATCATGGACTCCTCGTCCAGCGTGAGTTCGACCAGCATTGAACCGATCACCTCTACGGAGCCCACGACCACGCCGCGCCAAGAAACGGAACAGCAGATGGTCTTCTCGCACACGGAGCCGGACCAGAGCCACATCCAGCATATACCGCTGCGGGATGAACACGCCgagagcagcggcagcgatGATGCCACCACTGAGATGCTTCGCGAACAGCAGCACCAGGAGAGCGAGCAGCAGCAAAACGAGCTCAATCAAATCTCCAATGAGCAGGACGATGTGGTCAAGGatctcaacaatttccgaCATCCGGCGACGCTCATAAcggccagcaacagcaacgagAACGGCGAAACCGAGAGTGACAAACGGGTTGAGACGACAACAGGTACTCCTCCTCCAGCAACGTCCAACAGTACGACGCCGGCAGCGCCAACAACAGCCAGCACGGAGGGTGCGGTGCCGAGCGAGCGCGaagaagatccctatcatgtGCATATACTGTCCGAGAATCATGATCGCCTGGCCGAACACGAAGATTATCAAATGCTCTCGACCAGCACCGAGGAGTCGACATCCAGCATGGCCGGCATTGTTGTCAGCCAGGAGAACAAGGCAACCGCTGAGCCATCAGCAGCGAGCGAGTctacatccacatccacatccccGGCCCCATCTACAGGCACATCCACAACCACATCGCGAGCACGCGCCATGCATATGAATGAGCCAGAAAATGAAACAGGCACCACCATAATGCCGGAGAGCGAGTCGGGCCCAGTGATTAACATTGTTGAAGGACAACACACACATcaacaggaggaggaggaggagcagcaggaaaagAAGTCAGAGGAGACACTGAAGAGCAAGGAGCCAGAGTCAGAGAGCCAGAGCAGCTCCACCACCGAGGCCACTGTCACCACCACAACCTCTGAGCCATCGCCATTCGTGGCCTTCGCTGGCGAGGGTCGATCGGCGAGCGGCGGCGATGATGTGGAGCTGTTCCTGCACCACAATGGCTCCACTCATGAGCAGCTCATGGATCTCAGCGATGTTGACATGGATGAAGATCAGAACGGAGGCAGCAGCTCAAGCAGCAGCACTAGCACCAGCACAACGACAACGACCACTGTCCagccggaaacggaaatgccCAAAATTGTGGAGATCACAGCCAGCGGGGATACCATGCAACGCGAGTGTCTGGCCAACAACAAGAGCTATAAG CACGGCGAGCTGATGGATCGGGATTGCGATGAGAAATGCACTTGCAACCGCGGCGACTGGATGTGCGAGCCACGCTGCCGGGGACTGAGCTATCCCCGCGGCAGCCAGCGCAGCATGGCCAATCCCAACTGCCGGGAGAAGGTCGTGGAGGAGGACGAGTGCTGCAGGATAATGGAGTGCAGTGAGCCGCTGCTGGAACCCACAGTGGTGACCTCAGAGGCAGCTGTTCCCTCCACGGAAAAGACCAGTGTAGAGGTGGCTGCAGTGACCATGCCCCCAGCTGATGACGAAG AAACTACAACCACGACAGCGACAATAGCGACAAGTACAGGCGGCAAAGTGCCCCAGATCAGGAAGGACGAGGACAAGAAATCCTCTCCAAGCGCCGGTGCCTTCTATCCCACCTTGGACGGCAAGCCACCGAAGGCAGTCGGAGGCCTGGGCATCTTCGAGAAGCCGGAGAAACCCGAAAAGGGTCATAAGAAGGTGCAGCACCAGCACAACcagcaacaggagcagcagcaacatcagaaCGATGTCATTTTCGATGGCGATCGGCCAGAGGAGCAGGAAGGTCCCTTGCCACCGAACGGCGGCTTTGTGCCCTTCCAGTTCGGCCACCAGCATccgcatcagcagcagcacctcGGGCCCTATGGCTTCTACAATCCCGTGAAGCCCGTTTACGAGGACTATAATCCCTATGAGCCGTACGACATCAATCCCAATGGCACGCCCCAGGGCAAGCCGCCACCGGTGCCCACTAGTCAGTCGGATCTGTTCAACATATTGGGTGCCGATCAGCCCAATCATCCCGGCCATCCTGGGCATCAAGGCCACCCGGGTCATCCGGGACCTGTTCCTATTCAGGGACAAAAGGACAACCACAACCTGCACCAGCAAGTCAGAATAGAGCAGATACTGCAGCATCTGCAGCAAACGGTACCTGGAGGACCACCGCCGCAGCAACATCAGAttccgccgcagcagcagtcaCAACAGCCCCAGGTGCCGGGTCACTATGTGCCCATTGTGCATAGTGGAgtgcctccgccgccgccaggaCATGGAATTGCCATTGTAGATGGCCAGCCAGTGGCTTACGAGAGCTATCCCGTGATTCCAGGCCTAGGCGTGCCTCCGACCACGCTCCACCAGCCGCAGCACACAACCCCACAACAGCACCGCCAGCAGACCATCCTTCCCAGTTCCAGCACCACCTCAGGACTCTCGACGCAGGCCAGCGAGCACAGCTTGCACCAGAACCAGGACAAGTTGACcaagcagcagccgcagcagccag GAGCAGGCAATCTGCAGCCTGACATTGAAGTTCACACCCTGGAGGCCATCGATCCGCGCAGCATCCGCATCGTCTTCACCGTTCCACAGGTGTATGTGAATCTCCATGGACGAGTGGAGCTGCGCTACACGAACGGACCCAGCAACGATACCACCACCTGGGAACAGCAGATCTTTGCGCCGCCCGAGGACCTGATTGCCACCTCCCAAATGGAGTTTGATCTACCCATGCTGGAACCCAATTCCCTGTACAAGGTCAAGATCACCCTGATCCTGCGTGACCTCAACTCGCAGCCCACAAGCAGTGTGTACACCGTGAAGACGCCACCTGAGAGGACTATTACGCCGCCACCTCCATTCACCGACTACAGGCCAGACTTCCAGGATATCTTCAAGAACGTCGAGGATCCCGAGCTGAATGTTAGCGAGACGAATGCCTCCTGGCTGCAGCTAACCTGGAAGAAGCTGGGCGATGAGCAAATGGAGTACGTTGATGGTGTGCAGCTGCGCTACAAGGAGCTGACGGGCATGATCTACTCCTCGTCGCCCCTGATCCATCGCACCCTCACCAGCTACACCATCCAGAACCTGCAACCGGATACGGGCTACGAGATCGGACTCTACTACATCCCCTTGGCCGGACACGGTGCGGAACTGCGTGCCGGGCACATGATCAAGGTGCGAACTGCCCCGAAGATCGATGTCTACGGTTTTGATGTGACCGTCAACGTCACTAAGGTAAAGACCCAGAGCGTAGAGATCTCCTGGAATGGAGTTCCCTATCCGGAGGACAAGTTCGTGCACATCTACCGGGCGATCTACCAGAGCGATGCCGGCAAGGAGGACTCCAGCGTGTTCAAGGTGGCCAAGCGGGACAGCACCACAGGAACCCTGATCATGGATCTCAAGCCGGGCACCAAGTATCGTCTCTGGCTGGAGATGTACCTGACGAACGGCAATACCAAGAAGAGCAACGTGGTCAATTTCATCACGAAACCAGGTGGTCCGGCCACCCCAGGCAAGACTG GCAAACTCCTGACGGCGGGCACAGACCAACCCGTGGGCGATTACTACGGACCTCTGGTTGTGGTTTCCGTGATTGCCGCCTTGGCGATCATGTCCACACTAGCCCTCCTCCTGATCATCACCAGGAGGCGAGTGCACCAAACGGCATCGATTACGCCACCACGCAAGAGCGACGCAGCCTACGACAATCCCTCGTACAAGGTGGAGATCCAACAGGAGACTATGA ATCTGTAA